The Deltaproteobacteria bacterium region GCGCGAGCGCCAGCGACTGCGTGCCGTGCTTCTCGACGAGCAGCGCGCCCATCACGCTGCCCATGCGCGCGCACGTCGCGAGCGAGCGCCCGCGCGCGAGCCCAACCGCGAACGCAGCGCGATAGGCGTCACCGCAGCCGGTCGGGTCGACGACGCTGCGGGCGCGCATCGGCGCTACCTGGGTCGCGCGCGTGCCGCGCTCGAGAATGCGCGAGCCGTTCTCGCCGAGCGTCACGATCGCAGCGCCGACGCGCGCCACGATGTCGGACTCGGCGAGGCCCGTCTTCTCGAGCACGAGCGACCACTCATAATCATTCGTGAAGAGCAGCGTCGCGCCGTCGATCAGCTCGATCAGCTCGTCGCGCTCGAACAGCGGCAGGCCCTGCCCCGGATCGATCAGCGCTCTCTTCTTCGCGGCCTTGAGCGCGCGCGCGTGCTCCTGCATCGCGCGCTTGCCGTTGGGCGAGACGAAGCCGAGCTCGTACGGCTCGCTGACCCGTGCGATCGGCGCCTCGTGCGCGCGATCCATCGCGCCGGGGTGGAAGCCGATGATCTGGTTGTCGTCGAGGTCGGTCGTGATGTACGCGCCGGGACTCGACTCCCCCGCGAGCCCGACGATGTGGTGGCGCTGAATGCCGTGCTGGTCGAGCCACGCGCCGTAAGCGCCGAAATCGTCGGCGCCCACGGTCGCGAGCACGATCGGCTGCTCGCCGAGCAGCTTCAGGTTGAAGGCGATGTTCGCCGCACAGCCGCCGAAGGTGCGGCGCAGCTCGGGCACGTGGAAAGCGACGTTCAGCAC contains the following coding sequences:
- a CDS encoding carbohydrate kinase family protein, which codes for MAVLCTGSVAIDHIMVYRGRFKDVILPDRLHVLNVAFHVPELRRTFGGCAANIAFNLKLLGEQPIVLATVGADDFGAYGAWLDQHGIQRHHIVGLAGESSPGAYITTDLDDNQIIGFHPGAMDRAHEAPIARVSEPYELGFVSPNGKRAMQEHARALKAAKKRALIDPGQGLPLFERDELIELIDGATLLFTNDYEWSLVLEKTGLAESDIVARVGAAIVTLGENGSRILERGTRATQVAPMRARSVVDPTGCGDAYRAAFAVGLARGRSLATCARMGSVMGALLVEKHGTQSLALAQGEFEAHYERAFGERLR